The Xyrauchen texanus isolate HMW12.3.18 chromosome 33, RBS_HiC_50CHRs, whole genome shotgun sequence region GACATCTCTTGACAGTGATATCGACGAGGGACAGATTTAAAATAGAACCTGATCGAAAAGAAAAATCGCTTGGTGTAGCTAGTTGGTCTTTTTCACACGGGTCAGTGCGGAAGTCAGATCATCGAGTCGGTTCATCTAGTATAATCtgtaagaaaaggaaaaagaaatggATAATAATACACCTGGATCAGGTCTTAGAGGGGGACTCGGGAGTCTTTTTGGTGGAGGAGCTCCTGATTATTCAAATTCTGAGCTCGCAGGAGTACCATGTAAGTTATCAGTGTCTCGTCCTTATTTACTTTAAGGTATTGTTCACTCAaaatgtcaccatttactcactccCATGCTGTTCCAACATTGTACGACTTTGCCTATTacgaggaacacaaaaggagatgttattaGGCAGCATGTCAATTAAGTTCTGCCTAATATCTTCCAGTTGTGTTCCACCAAAGAAGAAAATGTcacaccatgagggtgagtaaataatgaaaaaatgttcattttgtggtgaactattctTTCCAACGCTCACTATTCAGTCTATTTAGTTAAAGTGGAGTATCTATACGTTTGATTAAATGTGTAATGAGCGTTATCTTTTATTCTCAGTGACTGGTATGAACCCGCTCTCACCCTACCTCAACGTTGACCCTCGTTACCTTGTACAGGTAAGTTTCAGTAATGTGACAGTTGCATTTCTACGGAGCCGGACAGGGCAGGattttgtttttctgaaaatgttttgctttctctCGCAATACATTTACCAGGGTTTTACTTCATTATGCAGTGGTGTATAGTAATGAAGTACaaatacttaagtacagttttttaatatttgtactttGCCTGAGTTTAAATATTTCTTTGTACTTTTACGTTCACTTCACTGCATATTGACgagaaaatttatatttatactcCGATAAATTTCTCCAGACCCGTTTTGGACCCTTCTTAGAATCCCCTCATTAGTTTTGCGACTGAACACCCCAAAAAagctgtatgtgcaaaaatgcaTTCAGATCAGAGATAGCGATGTGTGATTTGTTGAAAGAATCATTTTAGtaaaatcttttaaatttgattcctttgaactgtACAAAAAGTGATCTGAATGATTTGTTTTGctaatctgaatcaaaatcacaagtgaAGTGCGCACCAGATTATGTGTTCCATCGTCTGTCTTGACTGAAAaagacaagaaactgctcatgTGGGTTAATTTATTATTTGATAAATTTAGACTTAAACATTACGAAAGCTGTTAAATAATTAAGTTATGTGCGGCGAGTCTCCagcctttccaggagacctgcTCATATAAAAGTTAATCACAtgcgtttacattttacatttaaacaaggtataatgtgtatgaataattaccagcgctgatgaaaatgtccaacaatatttatttttatgtgtgaatgaaaactagttttctggtggttgttaaaatgttatatttgctttgaagcacatttatgctacagtatgtggtagggtttctggatggttgctagggcatgctatgcagttgtcaaggtgatctctgctgtgtgttgtGGCACATtgctacatacagtatgtggctgccaggttgttactatgctgttgctaggttgttttcagtgttttttgcacattgctctgcagttgccagggtgttctgggtggttgcttattggcacaagtgaaaagagcccacccccacaagtctctgttctggtcactaaggccttgttcagactgccacataaatcagattttttgcatatccagattgtatccagttGAGATTTTTATAGTCTGGATAGCAAATAAATcccacatgaaatcagattttttcgaatctgattcaaaccacactgggaggtggtttcaaatgcgattgcaATCGGAtttttttcagatgcgtctcagtccgTATGCTCTGGCTGCTCTATTCGGATTgcaaatggtcttttgcgtcactcttaaGACAACACAAAATGATGACGTCAAAAATCTGTGACTGTAGCTCGGAACATCCCAATATTTACTAGTCCCCTCCATCGCTGATTTGTTCTTGTGCAACGGAGTTCTGCACCGTGActggacagggcgcttatttTGCAGTCTGAACATGACTAATATGACTCAACTCCCTCCTTCAATGTTCCAATTTTTATGGACCATGGTCTTCATTTACACTCatcccataaatatgatcattctgagGTGACTTGAATgcggcattaaagggatagttaaaaatgaaaattctctcataattttctcaccatgatttaaccgctgatctcctgggatttttacacacaactgtctctatagtttactcagaatgatgccaaaaacaaaaaacatccagcgggtggcagttctgtggacggaaatgccttgttgatgagagaggtcaacagagaatggccagactggtttgagctgacagataactcagataacctctctgtacaattgtggtgagcagaatagcatctcagaatgcacaaccgcGTCGGACACATAGTGTTTctaattaagtgctcagtgagtgtatatttaaggGTTTAACAGACAGAAAAATTTGATAAAATATTGTGTACAAATATTAATTGCCTATTATgcctgttttctttttgtttttttactgtgttaGAACTTTTGTTGTCAGGTTCATGTTGCTTTTCTCACTCTCTTAGGATACAGAAGAGTTCATCCTACCAACTGGCGCGAATAAAACCCGTGGCCGCTTTGAGCTGGCCTTCTTCACCATTGGGGGATGCTGTATAACAGGTGAAGCCTGTCTCTCTTAAGTCTATAATACATGTCTTAAACTGCACCAGCTTTAATCCCAGTTTTATGACACGTTTTTCCTTAAAGGTGCTGCTTTTGGCACAGTTAATGGTCTCCGTATGGGCCTGAAGGAAACTAGAGACATGACATGGTCAAAACCCAGAAATGTACAGTAAGTGTgtgttgcattttaaataattagaaaGTATGACGTATGAGTGTAGAATAGAGGATTCaggattaatttaaatatatagaaatgtgaaaatagaaaaatacagacTGTTTTGATGTTGATGAATGCTTATGATTAAACTAATCCTGTAGAAATTTTgaccttttttaatgttttgtcagGATTTTGAACATGGTCACACGACAAGGGGCCTCGTGGGCCAACACACTAGGATCTGTGGGTAAGAAATGAATTGAATTCAATAGGCGTGGGCGTGAGCACTCGGAAGTGACCGCAATGATCAATCATGAGAAAACAATAATTGCATGACTCTATCCCTTGAATCATTGAAAAATATGTACATGtctttgaattatatatatacatgcctGTTGTAATCTTTGCTTCTCTTTATCGCTAAAGCTCTGTTATATAGTGTGTTTGGTGTGGCCATTGAGAAGGCCAGAGGTGCGGAGGATGACCTCAACACAGTGGCTGCTGGAACGTTAACAGGGATGCTTTTCAAATCCACAGGTGAATAGAAGTCATGTTAACTAAAGTGCTGAAAAAGTGCAATCTATGGTGGAATAGAACATGATTTATATCTATTGTTTGCAGCTGGATTCAGAGGAGCTGCCAGAGGAGGTCTCGTCGGTTTAGCCATGTCAGGGCTGTATGCTCTATACAACAACTGGGATCACCTGAAGGGGACGTCACCTTCACATTACTAAGGATGACTGAGAGCTCAAACATTGGACTTATTTAGACTCTGAGCCTTTTTCACCCTCTCCATTTCCATTTAAACTCTTGGAGAATAACCGTGTTCCTCCTTAGGGAACCTTTGGACAACAACATGTGTACAAGTTTCATAAGAAGCATTTTAGGTGTAATATTTAAATTGCAGAGCCAGACTGCCTCCACATGTGTGGAATGCACAGCTGTGAATTTGCTGATAATTAGAACAAGTCAGTCAGTGTTTATATTATCATAACGATCTGTTGTCATGTACGTACTATACATGTCTTGGTCGGAATCAGTTGCAGTTGGATCTTATCTAAGATGACTGAGGAATTCGGAGTCCTTTAATCAGTTTTGTCTATTCTGTATGTGGACTGAtaatataaatagatttttttcagtGCTGGCTAGTTTGAAATGTGTTCATTTACTATCCCTAAACTGGCCACATCAGCTCCACACCTACCTAAAATAAAATGCAAGGTTCAAGTGTCTCggactcttcatttgtgttttagaGGTATTAATAATGACTAAGCAGTGTaacacaataattcataattaatgaTCAGTGTTTCATGGACATGACTGAACTGTTATAGGATAGTGCAGtatttaaaagaatgtttcaCAGCGTTTTTGCCATAATTGTTTTGTGGCAATCAATGCATTATTTCGACttgtcatttatttcaataaagcaaacattgcagttacagtaaggcacttaaaatggaagtgaatgggccactTCATAAACAAAatttacactgttttaaaagtaaagccacaagacaaatGTGTTTAGTGTGATCAAACTTATATAAGGTTATATCCAATAATACAACTGAGTTGTAATGTCAATGTAATGCCTGTATTGTTattcctgattttatcacactaaaatcatgtacagtatattatttatgtcttgtggctatactttccaaactgtattttgatgtttatgaattgaccccattcacttcctttgtaattGCCTTACTATAACTGTGATTTTTGGTTCTGTTTTTCTAATTAAACAAAGGATGAGTTTAAATGATTTAATCAACAATATGCTACACATGCTGTAGTTTAATCTTAATTTATATTCAACCTGGAGCATTCCTTTCAATTGAGTtcacataattattaattataatttttcttttgcTAATTTAAGTTAGCAAAACTTTAAATtgtaatgtacattgtttttaacagtATTGGTGTTGCACAAAAATTAATCGATGGATATTGTTTACAATTGATTTATTTGTAAGCAGATTAGACAAGTAAATGTACCGAGTACAGATGAATAATGAATGATAATTACCATATTGCTGCAGAATATTGTCCCTCCTTCAGCTACTTTAGATATATTTGATATCCACATAATATTTTGAAAGGATTATTTCTCAACCAGAATAAGCATTATTTGTTCTATAATTTATTCTTAATTATCCAAGCAGTATTGCACCACTACCCCAGACACTCTTTGTAGTTTTAGTAGTTATGTAGAtgcatatattaaattatataattcatTAAAGCCCCCATTTCCACAACTTGTTCAACTGATATTAAAGGGATTACGcactcaaaaatacaaaaattatccaATCATTTGCTCACccgtatgttgttccaaacccatatgactttaatttttcttttttctgtggaacaaaaaaaaaaagatgtccaGAATGACAGCtgcagtcaacattcactttcactgtggaAAAAAAGGTACAAGGAAAgtgtatggtgacagaggctgCTATCCAGCCTTAAAAAGAAAGTTGTACAGGTCTGGAACAAAATTAGggtagagtaaatgatgacagaattttcttttttggacaaAATTTACCTTTAAAGTATCTTGGGGGAACAAACTGATTTCTGATTCTGGCTATATAAAGTGTGAAGTATAACATTTCCAATCTGTGTGGAGATTTCTTACTCTCTGTTCAGCGTCAAAGGGAAACTGCCTCGCCGTAGCAGGTAAAATATATGAGATATTTCTGTCAATAATTGAAACCGTCAAAAAGCACCTTAAGGACTGAGCACTGGACTGCCCAAGAGAGAAAGCGAAAGTAGATGCAAGTCCATATAGAAAAATGAGACCGAATAAGCATTTTGAGTGTAATGTACAATAGCCAGGACTTGTGCAGATCTAGTTTTACAGAAAATGTCGCTTAGCTAACTGAAAGCAGTTAAAAACTTTGCAGTTATGAGCTACAGCGAAGCCCATAAGAATCGCACATGTACAGCAGAGAAACGACCCTCAAAGCAGCGCAAACTACCCTAACTTTGGTGACTGGTGGCTATGTTGTACACCAGCCTCCAGTACATGGACCACAACTGGTTTACCAAGTCCATGGGCCAGACCCTGACCGAGATATGGAGCTAAAGATGTTATAATGACTCTTTTTGGTGCCTGCAGATGTGGGCAAGGATTTCTCAGAGATGAGAAATCAATGAAGGAAGAAGTCCCTGATGCGTGTGGCCTCTATCCATGGGATGTAGGCTGCTGTGCGGGTGAAGACACTGGGCTTGTTCTCCACCGTGCATCCAATGGGACCAAAGCTCACGATGCCATGAACCTCCCAGTGGTCACGCTCCAGCTGACACAGCAGAGGGCCTCCAGAATCACCCTAGAGGAATAAGATCCACACAGAAGGTAGAAGAAGAGTTAAGAAGAGTTTCAAATAGTTTTGAAGATAAACTTGGCCAAATAAACCTGTTTTCTGACCTGACAAGCAGCTGGGGTTCCTTCTGTGTCTCTGAACCCGGCGCAGATCATGGAGTCTCTCACACGGTCACCCCAGAACTTCTTCTGTCGGCAGGTCTTATAGTCAATGATTGGGAGTCGAGCTTGGTTCAGCGTTTCAGCAAGTGACATGTTTTCTTTTCCACCTAAattttacagaagaaaaagaGATGCCAAACATCAGCCCTGGATCAGTGGATTACGTCCCTTTGTAAATTTACGATGTaaaaaaataagattaaaataTTCTTTGTTTTTGCTTTAAGGGATTAAAATGAACCAGTTCTACATTTCCATAGCAGTTATTTACTGTACAATCCTCATACTATCTGTGTGCCAATAATTTCATAGCTTCAAGACCCCACTATTTTGGATCAGTGTAAAAGTAGCAGCGCTACTAACTTAACAACATTTTTCAATAGCGTGACAGTAGCTCAACTGTTTTCAATACAGTGTAGTTTTTCCAGCAACGAGCTACATTAAGTAGTGGTGTAGCATCAAAATACTGTAAAGtttgaaatttacatttatgcatttggcagacccttttatccaaagcaacttacagtgcaattattacagggacaatccccccggagcaacctggagttaagtgccttgctcaaggacacaatggtggtggccatggggttagaacctgtgaccttctgattaacagccatgtgctttagccactacgccaccaccattgaaaaggagttacattttggtctgttctcacccaaaaccaactggatttcttcagaacacattgattaaaccactggaggattacttttatgctgcctttacctcctttttggagcttttagagttcttttcaccattcacttgcattgcctttctaaaaatcttaatttgtgttcagaagaaagaaagtcacacatctgggatggcataagggtgagtaaataatgagagaatttatagGGCTTTGCCATAATTCACCGTcttctttttttaagcaaaatatttatttaattgctgTTGTTTATTGCTATATTTCGATAATAAAAAAAGGGTGTTTTATTGGTTTATTAGCTTACTTAGTATAAATGTGTAATCCTGTACTCAGTCAATTGAATGTTGTCACAGTTGTTTAATGTTACCctaattaaaaatataagtacgatatgtacataaataataaaataaagaacttCCGATTGCAAAATGAAATCATAACATCAGactattatattaaaaatatatattttatctttaaatagcTTGAAcgtagtaacttgtagtgtagcaaaCTGCTTTTTTAAGTTGAGTAGTTTGACTAGTTtaactaatttaatttataagtagcttgtagcttgggaagctacagtttgtgtgttttcctgggaattgaacccatgaccttggtgttgtAAATTCCATGCATTGTCAATACAGCTATGTGCAataatcaatccatccattcctacttatatccatatttcatttatatactttaacatatcctacctcttcttcaatacattacatcacctgcacaaatctgtatataaattattcaaaaaacattattgctctattgtaaatttaattttttttcatctgttatatcttatttattttatgtcactatatatatatactgtatgtttaaatgtatatgtttgtatgtagtaaaacttggcaataaagcgcattctgattctgattctctaCCAGTTGGTACTTGGAAAACACATCTCTTGTTTGATATGTTGATTGATTGTTCTGTGTGCTTATAAGTATGATCATTTGGAAAAAATTGGCTAATTCTGAATCTGACATTAAGCACAAAGGCTTATGGTGCAGTTCTGTACCTCTTGTGTCTCCCCAGCCGGTCACCCAGCACAAGTGCCCTGGTTTAAGGTTGGTCTGCTTGCGCGGCAGGCAGGCGTAGCGGATGAAGTTAGTGGTCTGGATATCCGTGCCAGCTTTGACCAATGCAATGTCATAGTCCAGCTCACTGTGGGCCGGATAACGGAAGTGTTCGTGCCTGTAGATCCTCTTTACAGGAAAAATACGCTCAGCTGACTCTGCCCTCTTCAGCTGATGCTTACCCACAACGATACGCCATCTGCTAGCATCCTCTGCTTTGCCCCTAATCAAAGGAAGAAGAAAAAGCACAGAGAGAAGGACTTACACACTGAGATCTGTTAATTATGATTCCAATAATTAGGATTTATCAAACAGTGTGTTGAGCATCTAATTCAAATTCTTGCAGGTACTGGTAGTTCATTACATTTACTATCCTCACTGGCTAGTTTTTCTGGTTA contains the following coding sequences:
- the timm23a gene encoding mitochondrial import inner membrane translocase subunit Tim23 → MDNNTPGSGLRGGLGSLFGGGAPDYSNSELAGVPLTGMNPLSPYLNVDPRYLVQDTEEFILPTGANKTRGRFELAFFTIGGCCITGAAFGTVNGLRMGLKETRDMTWSKPRNVQILNMVTRQGASWANTLGSVALLYSVFGVAIEKARGAEDDLNTVAAGTLTGMLFKSTAGFRGAARGGLVGLAMSGLYALYNNWDHLKGTSPSHY
- the zgc:112285 gene encoding elastase-1; this encodes MGYLQSATHSLLYIMAVRGPFFPLLLMLLGLVQDRDSTHAFNPSHLQQHKVLDWPKDCGLAHFKPNTVERIVSGNEARPHSWPWQVSLQVRPRGSKHYVHVCGGTLIHKNWVVTAAHCFQKGKAEDASRWRIVVGKHQLKRAESAERIFPVKRIYRHEHFRYPAHSELDYDIALVKAGTDIQTTNFIRYACLPRKQTNLKPGHLCWVTGWGDTRGGKENMSLAETLNQARLPIIDYKTCRQKKFWGDRVRDSMICAGFRDTEGTPAACQGDSGGPLLCQLERDHWEVHGIVSFGPIGCTVENKPSVFTRTAAYIPWIEATRIRDFFLH